From a single Hippoglossus stenolepis isolate QCI-W04-F060 chromosome 2, HSTE1.2, whole genome shotgun sequence genomic region:
- the nthl1 gene encoding endonuclease III-like protein 1, whose amino-acid sequence MAVFCRSTRVCDVLPCFRMTSPYFSQSRSGVPRGGAHTGGRRPADSLGSRLSRRRRNVDPVSSVEVKVEVEEARISEPGPSSAPLSAVGCHELVQQASVQPKTETDALPLSSHGRRRRQIKVEYDEVKPLVKTEHWEPPDWKKQLGFIREMRSVRDAPVDNMGAEKCYDRDAPAHVRRFQVLVSLMLSSQTKDQVTAAAMQKLRAHGCTVENILSTDDETLGKLIYPVGFWRTKVKYVKLTSAMLQEEFGGDIPNSVEGLVRLPGVGPKMAHLAMDIAWDQVSGIGVDTHVHRISNRLFWLRKPSKNPEGTRKALEEWLPRELWSEINWLLVGFGQQVCLPINPLCSVCLNQHSCPSAHKNSPTKRPKAGSPHSPSPKFSVKTKTEPELESAFKDERTRKKSMSSPVSPTTQRRRLKTKLNH is encoded by the exons ATGGCTGTGTTCTGCCGCAGCACGAGGGTCTGCGATGTGTTACCGTGTTTCAGGATGACTTCTCCTTACTTCTCTCAGAGCAGATCCGGGGTCCCCCGGGGTGGAGCTCACACTGGTGGCCGCAGACCCGCCGACTCTCTGGGCTCCAGGCTCAGCCGGAGACGGAGGAACGTGGATCCGGTCTCCTCCgtggaggtgaaggtggaggtggaggaggcgagGATCTCTGAGCCAGGACCCTCCTCGGCCCCCTTATCAGCGG TCGGGTGCCATGAACTCGTCCAACAGGCCAGTGTGCAACCAAAAACGGAAACAGATGCTCTCCCGCTGTCTTCACACGGCCGCAGGAGGAGACAAATTAAGGTGGAATATGACGAGGTGAAACCACTGGTGAAGACAGAACACTGGGAACCTCCAGACTGGAAGAAACAATTAGGTTTCATTCGCGAGATGAGGAGCGTTCGAGACGCGCCTGTAGACAACATGGGAGCAGAGAAATGCTACGACAGAGATGCCCCTGCACAT GTGAGAAGGTTCCAGGTGCTGGTGTCACTCATGCTGTCCAGTCAGACCAAGGACCAGGTGACGGCAGCGGCCATGCAGAAGCTCCGAGCACACGGCTGCACAGTAGAGAATATACTCAGCACTGATGATGAGACGCTGGGGAAACTCATCTACCCTGTCGGCTTCTGGAGG ACTAAAGTGAAGTACGTGAAGCTGACGTCAGCCATGCTGCAGGAAGAGTTTGGAGGGGACATCCCAAACAGTGTGGAGGGGCTGGTCCGCCTGCCGGGAGTTGGACCTAAGATGGCTCACCTGGCTATGGACATCGCCTGGGACCAGGTGTCTGGAATAG gcGTGGACACACATGTGCATCGTATCTCTAACAGGCTGTTCTGGCTCAGGAAGCCCTCCAAGAACCCAGAGGGAACACGCAAGGCCCTGGAGGAGTGGTTGCCCAG GGAGCTGTGGAGTGAGATTAACTGGCTGCTGGTGGGTTTTGGACAGCAGGTCTGTCTTCCCATCAACCCCCTCTGCTCCGTGTGTCTGAACCAGCACAGCTGTCCCTCTGCCCACAAGAACTCTCCCACCAAGAGGCCTAAAGCTGGATCGCCACACTCTCCGAGCCCGAAGTTTTCCGTCAAAACTAAAACTGAACCTGAATTGGAAAGTGCTTTTAAAGATGAGAGGACTAGGAAGAAGTCCATGTCTTCACCTGTTTCCCCGACCACACAGAGGAGGCGGcttaaaacaaaactgaaccACTGA
- the LOC118118576 gene encoding Na(+)/H(+) exchange regulatory cofactor NHE-RF2 — translation MESELRPRLCFLTKGERGYGFHLHGERNKGGQLIRKVEPGSSADLAGLRPGDRVVEVNGENVEKENHHQVVNRIREVDHRTRLLVVDRDTDDYLRSEGLACTEDLAVERGNLSPLPSPAATPSLSPIPRECSPMSPNLTHSFHPPAADSPTHVITQGKVKRSSVTSSTTTDTELQSEPSPELTTELFPRLCHVVKGENGYGFNLHSDKTKRGQFVRSVDPGSAAESADIRPGDRLVEVNGVNIEALKHSEVVALIRAGGEEVRLIMVDQETDRLFHRLGITPTTSKVKGVYVDESASESVPPTPSPTTELPGTDAPIINVTLTDSPITTVSPKSRTNGSSASQSSRSSTTQSEISSSDMSIQVPDEDDRRVSDPFMDSGLRLSPTAAEAKQNALAGRNKKRAPPMDWNKRQEIFSNF, via the exons ATGGAGAGTGAGCTGAGACCCAGGCTCTGTTTCCTCACCAAAGGAGAGCGCGGATACGGCTTTCACCTGCACGGGGAGCGGAATAAAGGCGGACAGCTCATACGCAAAGTGGAGCCCGGCTCCTCGGCTGACCTGGCCGGGCTGAGACCAGGAGACCGAGTGGTGGAGGTGAACGGGGAGaatgtggagaaagaaaatcacCATCAA GTGGTGAATCGTATCCGGGAGGTGGACCACCGCaccaggctgctggtggtggacAGAGACACGGACGACTACCTCCGCAGCGAGGGCCTGGCCTGCACCGAGGACCTGGCCGTCGAGAGGGGAAACCTCTCCCCGCTGCCCTCGCCCGCAGCCACCCCTTCCCTTTCTCCCATCCCCAGAGAGTGTTCACCCATGTCACCCAacctcacacactcatttcaCCCTCCTGCTGCAGACTCACCCACTCATGTGATTACACAAGGCAAGGTCAAGAGATCCTCAGTGACATCAAGTACAACAACTGACACAGAG CTTCAGTCTGAGCCCTCACCAGAGTTGACAACTGAGCTCTTCCCCCGACTGTGTCACGTTGTGAAGGGGGAGAACGGCTACGGCTTCAACCTGCACAGCGATAAGACCAAGCGTGGACAGTTTGTCCGTTCTGTGGACCCTGGTTCAGCTGCAGAGAGTGCAGACATCCGGCCCGGAGACAGACTAGTGGAG GTGAATGGAGTGAACATCGAGGCTCTGAAGCACTCGGAGGTGGTGGCCCTCATCAGAGCAGGAGGGGAGGAAGTCCGCCTCATTATGGTCGACCAGGAGACGGACAGGCTCTTCCACAGACTAGGGATCACACCCACTACCAGCAAAGTCAAAG GGGTCTATGTGGACGAGTCGGCCTCAGAAAGTGTCCCTCCCACTCCGTCTCCCACCACTGAACTGCCAGGCACGGATGCACCAATCATCAACGTCACGCTGACAGACTCCCCGATCACAACGGTGTCTCCGAAGTCCCGCACCAACGGGAGCTCAGCATCCCAGTCTTCTAGAAGCTCCACCACCCAATCAGAGATCAGCAGCTCAGACATGAGCATCCAG gtgCCTGATGAGGACGACAGGCGTGTTTCAGACCCTTTCATGGACAGTGGCCTGCGACTGAGCCCGACAGCTGCCGAGGCAAAGCAAAATGCCCTCGCCGGCCGCAACAAGAAGAGAGCGCCCCCTATGGACTGGAACAAGAGGCAAGAGATCTTCAGCAACTTCTGA